One Desulfobaccales bacterium genomic window, CACTTCTTCCCTCTCGGTCTTATCTGGTAGGTCATACTATAAAGATAAAATATGGAATATAAGATGGGCATTAAACTTGTCCGCAGTGCCGTTAAAATATTGTAAAGATCACCATGGGCGGTATTTAAATCCTTAGAAGGTGGCGTTCAGCGTCTCCACTTTGCCGGAATGTAGCAGGTATTTGGCCACAACCAGATCAAGGCTGCCGCGCTCCAAGGCATCTCCGATGATCCGGCTCTCCCGCCGTAAGGTCTCGTCCAAAAATTTTAGGTGATGATTCGTAGCCTCTTCCACCAGATCGTGACCGTTCTTGCCGGTTAACCGGGCCTGGGCCGCGGCCGGGGCAATCTGCTTAACGATGGCGCTGATATGGCCTTCGTCGTGTTCCGGATGGGTTACCGCGGCAGTGACGGCCCCGCAACATTCGTGCCCCTTGATAACCAGCAGGGGTACATGGAGATGGGCGACGGCATACTCCAGGCTGCCGATGCTGGTGGGTTCCAGTACCAAACCGGCGGTGCGGACGACGAATAGATCACCTAAGCTTTGATCGAAGATGATTTCCGCCGGCACCCGGGAATCGGAACAACACAGCACCGCGGCTTCGGGTTGCTGACCTTGGGTGAGAGTGCGTCTTAAGTCCAGCATATTACGGCCCTGGAACAGTCCCTGGACAAAACGCATATTGCCGGCGATGAGTCGCTGCCATACCTGTTTACCGCTGAGCCCCTGATCGGGATTCGCCATGAAGTGTCTCCTAACCCAGATCTAGTCTTTTTCCAGTTTGCCTTTAAGTTCCTTGATCTGTTGCGCCATCTGCCGCCAACGCATGGCCTTGTCAATAGCTATGAGGAGCGTTTCCTTTCGAAAGGGTTTGCTGATGTAGTCAAAGGCGCCTTTGGCCACAGCTTCCTCGGCGGATTCCAGGGAACCAAAAGCAGTGACCATTAAGGTCAATACATCTTGATCATATTTTTTGGCAAGCTCCAGCAACTCCATCCCGTCCATGCCCGGCATCTTCAAGTCAGTAATGATAAGATCAAAACGCTGCTTAGAGAGTAACTCGGCCACTTCCATCGGGTTGTTGGTGGTCGTAACTTGATGATCGCTATACCCTTCAATGATCATTTTGATCAAAGTGAGCATGTCGGGTTCGTCATCCACAGCTAGAATAAGTCCCATGGTTGGTAAGTCTCCTTACTACCTGGTTTCTTTAAGGTTCGCCGCAATTTCGGGTTGTAATGTGACAAAAAAAGTCGTGCCTTGATTAACTCCAGCGGCTTCCTGCACTCGGGTCTCAAAGCGGAGATTTCCGCCATACTTGTTGACGATGGCGTAGCTTACCGACAATCCCAAACCCGTGCCTTCCCCCACTTTCTTGGTGGTGAAGAATGGATCGAAGATGCGGTCGGCGATCTCCTTGGGGATGCCGGTGCCGGTGTCGGCGAAAATCGCCTCCACCATTTGGTTATATGGGTTGATCCTGGTAATTACCGAAAGCTTGCCCCCCGTTGGCATGGCCGCCACCGCATTATTCACCAGGTTGATAAACACCTGTTGCAGTTCCCCGGAATCACCGTGAACCCGGGGCAACTCCCGGGCCAGGCGCAATTCCAATTCAATCTTATTGGTAAAAAGATTATTTTGCAGCAAGGAGGTCACCATTTCAATGTCTTTGTTGAGATCGGTAAATTCTTCCTGCTTCGCAGGCTGTCGGGCATAGGTCATCAACTTTTCCACAATCCTTTTGGCATTGAGGCCCTGCCGTTCAATGGTTTTGAGAAGCTCATGCTCCTTGCTGTCCAAAGGTATGCGGTCCAACAAGATTTCAGTGAACCCCAGGATGACGCCTAAGGGGTTATTGATCTCGTGGGCCACCCCGGCTGAGAGGGTGCCCAGGGAAGCCAGTTTTTCAGTTTGATAAAGTTGCTCTTCTATACGCTGACGCTCGGTAATATCCCGCGCCATAACCAGGATCCGTTCTACCGTGCGGCCGTCTTCTCCAAAGACGGGCACAAAATGGGTGGAGAGCCAGTAGATCCGGTCCTTAATGCGTACCGCGGACTTGACTTCGGAGCTTTTCCGGCTATCCACTGTGTCGCGCACCTGCGTCAATAAGGCGGCGGCGTCGTCGGGTGCAAAAAGACCTGAGAGAGATTTCCCGGCTATACCCGCGGCCGGAGTGCCGAACACCCGGGCTGCGGCCGTATTGGCGCTAATGAAGGTCCCCTTCTCATCCAGTAAGAAAATAAAGTCCCGGGCATTTTCCACCACTGATTTATACTGTTCCCGGCTGCGACGCAAATTCGTCGTGGCATGGTCCACCTCCCGCTGCAGTTCCACGGACCAGCGCATTTCATAGTAGATAACTGCACAGGCGGCCAAGATCAGGGCGAATATGAGAATCCCCTGGATTAAGAATTGCCGGATGTAGAGGGAATGGATGGTGCCGTAGACTTCATCGGTGGGCGCCACCACGGCCACGGGCCAGATGCGGGAACCGTCCGGATTCACCTTGGCATGGCTGTAAGCCACAAATTTTTCCATTTGCCGGATAACCCCCCGGTGCCAACCTGAATTGTATTGGGAAGTCCCTTCTTCTCCGGCCAGCATTTTCGATTTCTGAATCTCGTTGATCGTGGTGAAGCTAATCACCGGGTTGCGCCGGCCCCGGGCCGTAAAGGCGTCTTCGCCGATGAACTCCCGCTCCGGATGATAGAGAAAAATCCCTTCTGTGTTGATCACCCAGCAGTAGCCCGTGCGCCCGGAGCGAATGCCGGCGCAGTAGTGGCCGGCAAACTGGCTGGCATCGACTTTAAACAGCAGCACCCCGTCTAGCTTGCCCGTCGCCTTGGGATGCGATTCATCCACGCTCTCTTCATATACCGGCGTGGCCAGGGTGAAGAAGGGGACCTGGTGATCACCTCGGGGTTCAAGTGCAATCGGCCCCTGGTAAATGTGGCCCCGGTTGGCCGGGTCTTTAGCCCAGGCCACTTCGGGGGAGTCAAACGACTGTCGCTCCAGGACACGGGAGCCTTTGGCGTCCAGGATATAGGTGCGGCCGGCATTAGGGCCCCGGAAGTCCAGCCTCTCAATCTCGGTCACCCCTAGTTTGGAGAGGTCGTTGAAACTGACCTGCATGCGGTTGGCCCAGGCCACCTCCTCCAGGTATTGGATGGCCGGTGAGTAATTGAGGATTTTGAGCTCGCGCCGCAAAAACTCCAATCCGTCTTCGATTTGCCGGGCGGTGGTCTTGGCCAGGATTAGTTGCTGCTGTTGGAAATCTTCAGAAACTATCTCCCGCGTCCTTTGCAGGGAAAGAAGTCCCAGCACAAAGGCCACCGCCAGCAGCACAATTACCATCAGGCCTAAGCCCGTGAGTAGCCTCCGGATATTGACCTTATCCATCGCAATGCGCATGATCGGCTTACTCCTTAAAACTGCAGGTATGGCCTAAAAAGTTTCGTAAATTTTGGTCCATGCTACTGATGATTTGGCCCACTGCTTCAGCAAGTCCTGGAAACCTTAATTTATTTCACTTTAAAATAAATTCGGCAAATGCTCAACAACGGATATCCCGGGTTCGGAATAGATTGGGAAGAAGCCTGGTTTGCCCCTTGCCATGGCGGATGCATGGGTCCCGTAAACCGGGAGTGCTATCTATCGAGACCCCTCTAGACAAAACGGCATAGAGCTCTCAGAGCTGACCAGAGGTTGGCAGGTCCAATGAGGTGCCAGCCAAACATGGGCAAAGAAGAATGCATCTTGATAGATAAAAAGGGTGGGTAGCTGCCTAAAGGCTGGCTGATCAAGGGAGGGGCACAGGGGGAAGTAGTTGCTGTGGGGTGGCAGGTTGTCCAAGGGGAGGATAAGAACCGGGTGGTCGCCAAGGTTGTAAAGGGGTGGGGAGGAGGGATAAATAAGTTTTTGAGCATAACAGATATTGAAAGGCAGTTTTATTAACTTTCGAGCAAAGTTAATAACAAATTCCCCTTAAACAAATTCAAGCTAGCTTGCCACCCGAGAGACTTATCGGTTGATGGGCGAAAATTGAAGGTATCTTCTTGCGAGCGAAAGTTTTGAAAAACGTGATAAGTTCCGAAGGATAGATGCAGTTATTGGAGATTACTCAGTCAAGAGGGATGCGGATTCAGTAGCGGTGGAGCGAATGAAAGGGGGAGGGTGAATGCGAAAGCTCACCCCACAGCCGCTGAGCCTGACTCCCCATATGCAAGCTTGGCAACCTGGTTTCATATCACCGACTAAAACTCCGGGGCCCGCAGCCGTTTGTTGCAGCGCATGGTTAGATCATGCGGTCGTCTTGCAGGCTCCCCTCTAAGAACGGAAACCCCCATGCCTATTTGTTAGGAACCTCGACCTTCTTACGAACCACGTCGTAACCCATCCTGTAATAGGGGGATCCATTCTTGTCGAACCCAGCCTTAATCAAGCACTTTTCTACCCCACAGCGGTCCTCCCAATGCGTACCTTTTGATTGTTGCATTGGTTGCTCATCTGAGGAAGCCCTCGGAGGATTCTCAGGATAATAACGCGTGATGACCGCAGAATCACTATTTTGGACGCTATATCCCCCGCTAGGGAAAACGGTCAGATTCTTCAAACGCTCATTATAGCGACGTTCTGCTTCCGCTTGCTCTCCTGTCAGTTCCTCAATTTGTTTTAATAGGTCGAGATACTTAATGAAATGGGCACGCGCTTCTCTGAATTCGTCCTCTGTGGACGACGACTGCTCGCGAGTCAGGATCGATGTAAGCCCTTGAAAGAAAACTTGCCACTGATGAAAACGCAGTTCTTCGAGCTCACCGAGTGCCTCACTTTTCAAAAGCGCAATCTGGACCTCTTTACTCGGCTGTGCCGCCAGCCATACCTGAACCGGCGCGCTTATTGGTTCGGCAATAACTGGCGGGCTCTTGACCTCAGGGGATTTGGGCAATTCCTGTAATTTGTACAGTTCACCCTTGAGTTCGATCTTTGGGAGATCGATCTTTGGCCCTTGCCCAAATGTCACTTCCTGTATCGCAAAAAAACTACCTATAAAAAGAACTGGAAACATTAATCTTTGACTTAATAAGTTCATGAGACACCTCTTGATGTTTTCGTCTGTTTGTTTCGACTCATGATTCGTGGTCTAACGGCACGCTTGAGCAGAGCGGTTCAGCTCGCACGATCCAAGCTTGCAGGAATGTGAAGATCAGAAAAATTCAAGTGCTATCCAGGTTGAAGGTAAGCTCGTCTTACTAACCTTACCCCGCCACGTCGCTTATGCTTTAACTTTCTTCCTAACAGTTACCCCTTTAGCTGCCATTATTTTTATTTTTTTTGGCGGCCCATTAAGCTCATCCGTAAACCCCGTTCACCCCCCAAATAGCCACGCCCCTTTTTCTCATTTTGCGTGCGAGCCAGACTCTTTTTTTGCCAAATTTCTCATTTTACGTTTTGACCGCTTCACGGTCCTCGTCGCGTCGCAAGTCCATGAAAATGCCGCAAAAGTCGCACAAAAGTTTCGCCGCGTGCGCGTCTACTCTATTTCTCATTCTACTATCCCCCTCACAATGTGCAAATGGTAGCCCAGATGGTAGCCCAAAATAAAAATGGGGTTAGCCATAATAGCTAACCCCTTGATTTCTTTGGTGGGCCGTCGGAGACTCGAACTCCGAACCTAGTGATTAAGAGTCAACATCCCTGAGCTTCCAAACCTCCTCAAATTACTGGAAGCTACTGAAATCACTACATATCCAATTAGCAAGTCTTTTCCTATTCTTGCAAGTTTTAGCATATTCTGGAACCATTTCCACACACAGATTCACACACAGTAAAGCTGGTTTCCATGGGCTAGAGGTGTAGCGGAAACTTTTATCGCCACTAAGCGACCCCCTGTAGTTTAAAAACCGGTCCATTCGGTCCAATTGGACCACAACCGCAGCATTCCTGGCTTTCACGACAACTTTCCTGGACCGGTCAGCTTGGGCTAATGGGCCAGCACGTACTTTTCTGGGCCATGCTTGGCTGGTCAGTGAGCGTCGCCAGGATTGGGCCGCCCCACCTCACTTTGCCAAGAAGTCCAGCAAGACCTGATGAAACTGCTCCGGCGCCTCCAGATGTGGGATATGCCCGACCTCCGAAATCTCCACCAGCCGGCAATTAGGGATATCCTTGGCTGCCGCCTTGCTCAACAGATCGTAGCGACCTTTGTCTTGCAGGATCTCCTCGGGCACCCGCCCCCGCCCCACCGTAGTGCGGTCCTTCAGGCCAACAACCAGCAAAGTGGGCGCCTTGATTAAAGGAAATTCGTGCCGGACCGGCTGTTGGTAAATCATCTGGAAAGTAAGGGCCGCAGCCTTGGCGTAGCGGGGATATTCGCCGCTGAGCATCATCCGGCAACGGGTCTCCACAAAGGATTCGTACTCCGGTTTCCAGTGCACAAAATAGCGCTTGATAAAGGCCCGGTATTTATCGGGCGTCATCTTCATTTCAATGTCATAAAGCTGGTAGGTGGGCTGGGGTGGCACAAAGAAGCGATAGTCCTCCAGGCCAATGGGGTCCTCCAAGACCAGGCGGCTGGTGCGCTCCGGGTAGTTGCGGGCAAATCGCACTGCTAACATGCCGCCCATGGAGTGGCCCACGATTACGGCCTGCTTCACCTGCAGCTGATCGAGCAATTGGGCCGTGTTGGCCGCCAGCAGGTCAAAGCTGTAATCGATTTCCGGCTTGGTGGATTTACCGAAACCCAACTGGTCAGGGACAATTACCCGGTAGCCCGCAGCCGTCAGAGCTTTGATGGTGTTGTCCCAATAGCTGCCGTAAAAATTCTTCCCATGCAGCAAGACTGCGCCCCGATGGCCGTCCCAGCCTGGGGGGATCACGTCCATATAGGCCATTCGCAGTTGTTGTCCATCGATATTGAGGGTAAGAAATTGGACCGGGTAAGGATACGCATATTCATCCAGGGCAATGCCCAAGGGGGTTGAATAAGCCGGCGCCTGTTCCTGCCCGTCCCCGGGATTTGGAACTGTCAGTAGGATCAGACCTACCAATATTCCAAACAGACCATATAGGCGTCTCATTGCCGTCCTCCTTGTTTCAGGGTTTCCCGAGATCAGTTATGAAACCACCCTCTGAGCAAACCCTTCTCTCAGCAGCAAAAGAGCTTATGCCTATGGTAGTGTTTAAAAGATTTGGTGCAAGCGGTTAGAAGATTAATCTGAAGAAATGGATTGGAGTGCAGGCAGATATCCCTCCCGCACTCCAAGTTCTTCTATGGCAGAGCCACTCAGCTATCCCGCCTGCCGCCGGGGTCATGCCGTTGGCGCCAATAGCATCTAAACCGCCCCGGTCATGATCTTCCCGGCACGTTTTAATGAAGCCTGGAATAAGATCACTGCAGCTGAACCTCAAACCGCTTTGTTCCAGGACGTTCAGAAATCTGTCCAGGACTTCTTCAGTTGCATTGAAGTTTAGACTCACTTCTTCATCCGGCAGCCTATCATCCACCGAGACATACATCAGGATACAGTCGGTACTGCCCCGGTCTTCCAAGGTCCAGAGGTCATCCCAGGCTCGATATAGGAACCTGATGTCCTCCATGCTACCGACGCCGAACTCTAGCCGACAGATTGGAAATTTACTCACTTCAATCACCTCTCTTTGGGATTTTAGAATCCTAGCAAAGCCCAGGATGACGTAACTTTCCAGTCATTCAGGGCGCCCTGAACTCATTGGGGCGTACCTGACAAAAAAGGGGCGGCGAAAATTGCGCCGGCCCGCAACAACTGCATTGGTTTAACGAAAAGCATCCATCGCAACTGGTGGGCGAGATAGGCCTGTCCGGTTAAATTCTGCAGCTCTTAAATATGCAGGCCTTGCCCAGGTTCAGCTTGTGGATCGCCTCTTCCGCGACTTTAGGCCTCCCGACCAGGATTGCTGATAGCCGGGATGGGATTGTCGGTTGTGCAGGTTCAACCGCCAGCTTGGCCATTGGCGCCATATCCTTCGGGATGGATTCCATCTCATTTTGCGTTGTGCCATAGATTTACTCCTTGAAGTTTAACATGGATGCTTTTAGTTATGGGCCAAGCCCGCCATTGTTCCTTGACGGACCGGGCAATTCCATAACGCTGTTTAAGATTCCGGATTTTTTTCCATAGCCAGTAGTTCTTGGCCTGGGCTGTCTTTCCTGATCAGCTCTAAGTCTGTGGCCACAAACACCAGTTCGAGCGGCCTCTTTTTCTCCCAGGGTTCGTATTCGTAATGACCAATCGCACCTACCACGGCCACTCGATCCCCCCGATGGATGGAGCTTGTAGCGACTGCTGCCAAGTCTTTGGGGCAGCAGACTTAAACCAGTAGACGACATAATTGCAGACCTGTTCATCAGTCATGGCCTTGACCACGGCCTTGGCTTCAGCAAAGGCCTGGCGGAAGGGCATCGCCTGCCGTCTTTCGGCGGTCTCGATTGCGGTCACCACGCCCCGGTTGAAGCAAACCACGCCCTGACGGACATGGTTGAGAACAACTCCATAAGCCCACCGGCCTATCTTCTCGGCCTGGGCCTGAATCGTCGGCCAGTTATCCTTGAGCCAGTTGATCCCGGCCTTGACCTGAGAGCCCAGCCATGAGAAAGCATTTTTAATTCTGTTCAGCATTTTTATCACCACCTTTCATTGTGGAATTACGCCTGAGAAGGGCCGGGCCAGCTCCTCTCCCGTCATCAGAACGGGTACTGGTTGATCACGATTTATGGTATCGCAGCACATCCACCCCCCATGTTTAACGTCCGGTGATCCCGAACCAGGGGTTTATGGTTCCCAAACAAGGGTTCCCTGGCCATTGACACGGTCCGGACGGCAGGCGTTTTATTCGGTCAAGTTGCTGACCTCAGGAGTTGCCTGCAGCTCCACCCGATTTTTAGTTCTCCATGGCCTTCTTGACAGAAGACAACGGAAACTGGCCTC contains:
- a CDS encoding response regulator; amino-acid sequence: MGLILAVDDEPDMLTLIKMIIEGYSDHQVTTTNNPMEVAELLSKQRFDLIITDLKMPGMDGMELLELAKKYDQDVLTLMVTAFGSLESAEEAVAKGAFDYISKPFRKETLLIAIDKAMRWRQMAQQIKELKGKLEKD
- a CDS encoding carbonic anhydrase; its protein translation is MANPDQGLSGKQVWQRLIAGNMRFVQGLFQGRNMLDLRRTLTQGQQPEAAVLCCSDSRVPAEIIFDQSLGDLFVVRTAGLVLEPTSIGSLEYAVAHLHVPLLVIKGHECCGAVTAAVTHPEHDEGHISAIVKQIAPAAAQARLTGKNGHDLVEEATNHHLKFLDETLRRESRIIGDALERGSLDLVVAKYLLHSGKVETLNATF
- a CDS encoding ATP-binding protein, which produces MRIAMDKVNIRRLLTGLGLMVIVLLAVAFVLGLLSLQRTREIVSEDFQQQQLILAKTTARQIEDGLEFLRRELKILNYSPAIQYLEEVAWANRMQVSFNDLSKLGVTEIERLDFRGPNAGRTYILDAKGSRVLERQSFDSPEVAWAKDPANRGHIYQGPIALEPRGDHQVPFFTLATPVYEESVDESHPKATGKLDGVLLFKVDASQFAGHYCAGIRSGRTGYCWVINTEGIFLYHPEREFIGEDAFTARGRRNPVISFTTINEIQKSKMLAGEEGTSQYNSGWHRGVIRQMEKFVAYSHAKVNPDGSRIWPVAVVAPTDEVYGTIHSLYIRQFLIQGILIFALILAACAVIYYEMRWSVELQREVDHATTNLRRSREQYKSVVENARDFIFLLDEKGTFISANTAAARVFGTPAAGIAGKSLSGLFAPDDAAALLTQVRDTVDSRKSSEVKSAVRIKDRIYWLSTHFVPVFGEDGRTVERILVMARDITERQRIEEQLYQTEKLASLGTLSAGVAHEINNPLGVILGFTEILLDRIPLDSKEHELLKTIERQGLNAKRIVEKLMTYARQPAKQEEFTDLNKDIEMVTSLLQNNLFTNKIELELRLARELPRVHGDSGELQQVFINLVNNAVAAMPTGGKLSVITRINPYNQMVEAIFADTGTGIPKEIADRIFDPFFTTKKVGEGTGLGLSVSYAIVNKYGGNLRFETRVQEAAGVNQGTTFFVTLQPEIAANLKETR
- a CDS encoding alpha/beta hydrolase; amino-acid sequence: MRRLYGLFGILVGLILLTVPNPGDGQEQAPAYSTPLGIALDEYAYPYPVQFLTLNIDGQQLRMAYMDVIPPGWDGHRGAVLLHGKNFYGSYWDNTIKALTAAGYRVIVPDQLGFGKSTKPEIDYSFDLLAANTAQLLDQLQVKQAVIVGHSMGGMLAVRFARNYPERTSRLVLEDPIGLEDYRFFVPPQPTYQLYDIEMKMTPDKYRAFIKRYFVHWKPEYESFVETRCRMMLSGEYPRYAKAAALTFQMIYQQPVRHEFPLIKAPTLLVVGLKDRTTVGRGRVPEEILQDKGRYDLLSKAAAKDIPNCRLVEISEVGHIPHLEAPEQFHQVLLDFLAK